In one Zymobacter palmae genomic region, the following are encoded:
- a CDS encoding pilin: MSVFAQSEVHSRLAQRQTSNGERLWAQSGFTLMEVMVVMAIIGILASIAVPAYQRYTAQAHITSAMGSLRSQQLDVEQFMMSGGGLAHYALEETSAAYGDITLTLEGQQPALHYRFNADSAAGIGEGSEEAVLHMVRKSTGGWACRAEGITSRLVPSDCHSS, encoded by the coding sequence ATGTCGGTATTCGCACAATCTGAGGTTCATTCACGCTTGGCGCAGCGCCAAACCTCCAACGGCGAGCGCTTGTGGGCACAGAGCGGTTTTACTCTCATGGAGGTAATGGTGGTTATGGCCATTATCGGTATCTTGGCGTCCATTGCGGTGCCCGCGTATCAGCGCTATACCGCGCAGGCGCATATCACCTCGGCAATGGGGAGTCTACGTAGCCAGCAGCTGGACGTTGAACAATTCATGATGAGTGGCGGTGGGTTGGCTCACTATGCGCTGGAAGAGACGAGCGCTGCCTACGGTGATATCACTCTCACGCTGGAAGGACAGCAGCCCGCCTTGCACTACCGCTTCAATGCCGATAGCGCAGCGGGGATAGGTGAGGGTAGCGAAGAGGCTGTGCTGCATATGGTACGCAAGAGCACGGGTGGCTGGGCGTGCAGAGCGGAGGGTATTACCTCCCGCCTAGTGCCCAGCGATTGTCATTCTTCGTGA
- a CDS encoding cation diffusion facilitator family transporter, with amino-acid sequence MTSSRTQLQQAQRINIVTAVADGLLGLVKIGVGSLTASGALVADGIHSLADLFTDLMVMVAMHFGRQAPDKQHPYGHGRIETMASLALGFLLIAIAVIIGWDSLQAMFVPQHGAIGYAALGVTILALLVKEAIFHWTLRTAREQRSQLLEASAWHSRSDSLSSLIVLIGLIGSLFGLHWLDPLAALLVSFLVGRIGAETLWQASRELIDTTLSDDEIDSVRKSALTVSELRDIHDLRARHVGAMICLDVHLLVDDDLSASEAHEIGNAAVAAIRRDHPTIRDITFHIDVEDDHLSKHAAQHLPLRKEVKAALDKAWQDQSWWPHCQKMSLHYQAHRDHQTRHIDLDLYLPCDVVFDDATLQLAYSLTADLPWRGELNIWHAAVPCTGKHLPAHEE; translated from the coding sequence ATGACCTCTTCTCGAACGCAGCTTCAACAGGCCCAGCGCATCAACATTGTAACGGCCGTGGCCGATGGCTTACTCGGTCTGGTCAAGATCGGCGTGGGTAGTCTCACCGCCTCTGGCGCACTGGTTGCAGACGGCATTCACTCTCTGGCCGATTTGTTCACCGATCTCATGGTGATGGTGGCCATGCACTTCGGTCGACAGGCTCCAGACAAACAGCATCCTTATGGCCATGGCCGCATTGAAACCATGGCCAGCCTTGCCTTGGGCTTCCTACTGATTGCCATCGCCGTCATCATCGGCTGGGATAGCCTGCAAGCCATGTTCGTTCCCCAGCATGGTGCCATTGGCTATGCGGCGCTGGGCGTTACCATTCTGGCCCTGCTGGTCAAGGAAGCCATCTTCCACTGGACCCTTCGCACCGCACGCGAACAACGCTCGCAACTGCTGGAAGCCAGCGCATGGCATTCCCGCAGCGATTCACTTTCATCGCTTATCGTCCTGATAGGCTTGATCGGCAGTCTGTTCGGGCTGCACTGGCTGGACCCACTGGCCGCGCTATTGGTGTCCTTCCTTGTCGGTCGCATCGGCGCCGAAACACTCTGGCAGGCCAGTCGCGAGCTGATCGACACGACACTGTCCGACGATGAAATTGATTCGGTACGTAAGAGCGCTCTGACCGTCTCCGAACTGCGCGATATCCATGATCTGCGCGCCCGTCACGTTGGGGCGATGATCTGTCTCGATGTCCACCTACTGGTCGATGACGATCTGAGCGCTTCGGAAGCACATGAAATCGGCAATGCCGCTGTGGCAGCCATTCGGCGTGACCATCCAACGATCCGCGACATTACTTTCCATATAGACGTCGAAGATGACCACCTCAGCAAGCATGCCGCACAGCATCTTCCCCTGCGTAAGGAGGTCAAGGCGGCGCTCGACAAAGCGTGGCAAGACCAAAGCTGGTGGCCTCATTGCCAAAAAATGAGCTTGCACTATCAGGCACATCGAGACCACCAGACTCGCCATATCGACCTCGATCTCTATCTCCCTTGCGATGTAGTGTTTGACGATGCAACCCTGCAGCTGGCCTATTCCCTAACGGCCGACCTGCCATGGCGCGGCGAGCTGAACATCTGGCATGCCGCCGTACCTTGCACAGGAAAGCACCTACCTGCTCACGAAGAATGA
- a CDS encoding TrkH family potassium uptake protein gives MPSSRSPFATMRLLHLIDFMPVLRILAILLFILALVMAIPLIVLAIEQDPDVRAFATSEVITLSTVGLVLFWTRNAHMELRPRQMFLLTVLSWVVFAGFASLPMILGQPRLTVADAVFEAVSGVTSTGGTVLVGIEHLSVGIKLWRGLLQWMGGIGIIVMAIAILPFLKVGGMRLFHTESSEWSDQVAPRAGTAAKAIASIYIGSTLAAFITYRVLGMTWLDAIVHAMSSVSTGGFANYDDSFGVYQNHPAILWASMVFMLTSALPFVMYIRVLGRRSWQPLWRDQQVRGLFWLVTLTSLSLTLYRLHQGATAGFGRVLTETAFNVVSVITTTGYSSTDYTLWGALAVNVFFYLLFIGGCSGSTTGGIKIFRVQIGWLMLRNHLRHLVHANGVFVQRYNGRLLTDDIVRAVIAFSFFFSLTVAVMSILMSMMDVDLLTSISTSVSSLANVGPAVGGRVGPAGNYRDLPDMAKWLLSVAMIMGRLEILTVMVLLTPAFWRK, from the coding sequence ATGCCCTCATCACGATCACCGTTCGCAACGATGCGGCTCTTGCATCTGATCGACTTCATGCCAGTGCTGCGCATTCTGGCAATCTTGCTGTTCATCTTGGCTCTGGTCATGGCGATCCCTCTGATCGTACTGGCCATTGAGCAGGACCCGGATGTGCGCGCGTTCGCCACCTCCGAGGTCATCACGCTGAGCACCGTGGGCCTTGTGCTGTTCTGGACGCGCAATGCGCACATGGAACTGCGCCCGCGACAGATGTTCCTGCTGACCGTACTGAGCTGGGTAGTGTTCGCCGGCTTTGCCAGCCTGCCGATGATTCTGGGGCAGCCGCGCCTTACTGTAGCGGATGCCGTTTTCGAGGCCGTGTCGGGCGTAACCAGCACGGGGGGGACTGTGCTGGTAGGCATTGAACACCTTTCCGTCGGCATCAAACTGTGGCGCGGGTTGCTGCAATGGATGGGAGGGATCGGGATTATCGTGATGGCGATCGCCATCTTGCCCTTTCTCAAGGTCGGTGGCATGCGGCTGTTTCATACCGAGTCTTCTGAGTGGTCGGATCAGGTCGCGCCGCGCGCGGGCACCGCTGCCAAAGCCATTGCCAGCATCTATATCGGCAGTACGCTGGCAGCGTTCATCACCTATCGGGTGCTGGGTATGACCTGGTTGGATGCCATCGTGCACGCTATGAGTTCGGTATCGACCGGAGGCTTCGCTAATTACGACGACTCCTTCGGTGTGTACCAGAACCATCCCGCTATTCTATGGGCCTCTATGGTGTTCATGCTGACCAGTGCGCTGCCGTTCGTGATGTACATCCGTGTGCTTGGGCGTCGTTCTTGGCAGCCACTGTGGCGCGATCAGCAGGTGCGAGGCCTGTTCTGGCTGGTCACACTCACCTCGCTGAGCCTGACGCTTTATCGCCTACATCAAGGGGCGACCGCAGGCTTTGGACGGGTGCTGACGGAAACGGCCTTTAATGTCGTGTCCGTGATTACGACGACAGGGTATTCTTCCACCGATTACACCCTATGGGGTGCGCTAGCCGTCAACGTCTTCTTTTATCTGCTGTTTATCGGCGGGTGTTCGGGATCGACAACGGGGGGGATCAAAATCTTCCGCGTGCAGATCGGCTGGCTGATGTTGCGTAACCACCTGCGCCATCTGGTGCATGCCAATGGGGTGTTCGTGCAGCGCTACAATGGCCGCTTGCTGACCGACGATATCGTGCGTGCCGTCATTGCATTTTCTTTCTTCTTCTCGCTGACCGTGGCGGTGATGTCGATTCTGATGTCGATGATGGATGTGGATTTGCTAACCTCAATCAGTACCTCGGTGTCCTCGCTGGCCAATGTCGGCCCGGCGGTAGGGGGGCGTGTCGGTCCCGCGGGCAACTACCGTGACCTTCCTGATATGGCCAAGTGGCTGCTCAGTGTGGCGATGATTATGGGGCGACTTGAGATTTTGACGGTCATGGTGCTGCTGACGCCAGCGTTCTGGCGTAAGTGA
- a CDS encoding 1-acyl-sn-glycerol-3-phosphate acyltransferase, with protein sequence MTTTSTPDRFDSLRPYRDDEVVAVLDRLAHDREFLNLVGRYRLPRLMKHLPCFARFLTRQGLQKRMKGTLTIADFQQHIADYMNDMIAKTVTRFETEGAAHLDPDNAYLFIGNHRDISLDPAFLNLALHHSGRDTVRIAIGDNLLKRPFASDLMRLNKSFIVPRSSSGKREMLQAFRLLSDYIAHSLRDEKHSIWIAQRQGRAKDGIDRTEPGIIKMICMSQGKQPLGGTIKALNIVPVSISYEYDPCALMKARELQALETDGSYEKQSMEDMQSIAAGITGQKGRVSLHFGTPLSVRPDGYPFETAEEVAAEIDRQVLEGYTLFPPHMLALKMLGGHDELVDETAITEDDRQRFNAALAEVPEDLRPWWLQQYANPVLNRAGLIEE encoded by the coding sequence ATGACCACTACTTCGACACCCGATCGCTTCGATTCGCTGCGCCCCTATCGAGACGATGAGGTCGTTGCCGTACTTGACCGACTGGCACATGACCGCGAGTTTCTGAACCTTGTCGGGCGCTATCGACTGCCGCGCCTGATGAAGCACCTGCCGTGCTTCGCCCGCTTTTTGACCCGTCAAGGTCTTCAGAAACGTATGAAAGGCACGCTGACAATCGCCGATTTTCAGCAGCATATCGCCGATTATATGAACGATATGATCGCCAAAACGGTCACGCGCTTCGAAACGGAAGGGGCCGCTCATCTGGACCCGGACAATGCCTATCTGTTCATCGGCAACCACCGCGACATTTCACTTGATCCCGCCTTTCTCAATTTGGCACTGCACCATTCGGGTCGCGACACGGTCAGGATCGCCATCGGCGACAACCTGCTGAAACGCCCTTTTGCGTCGGACCTGATGCGTCTCAACAAGAGCTTCATCGTGCCGCGCTCTTCCAGCGGTAAGCGAGAGATGCTGCAAGCATTTCGCCTACTGTCCGATTACATCGCGCACTCGCTGAGAGATGAAAAGCACTCCATCTGGATCGCTCAACGTCAGGGGCGCGCTAAGGACGGTATTGACCGCACCGAACCGGGCATCATCAAGATGATCTGCATGTCTCAGGGCAAGCAACCTCTGGGCGGCACCATCAAGGCACTCAACATCGTACCGGTGTCGATCAGCTACGAGTACGACCCCTGCGCACTGATGAAAGCCCGTGAACTGCAAGCACTCGAAACGGATGGCAGCTACGAAAAGCAGTCCATGGAAGACATGCAGTCAATCGCTGCAGGCATCACTGGGCAGAAAGGCCGCGTCAGCCTGCATTTCGGTACCCCACTGTCCGTACGTCCTGATGGCTATCCGTTCGAAACGGCCGAAGAGGTTGCGGCGGAAATCGACCGCCAAGTACTGGAGGGCTATACGCTGTTTCCGCCCCATATGCTGGCACTAAAGATGCTGGGTGGGCACGATGAGCTGGTCGACGAGACGGCAATCACCGAGGATGATCGCCAACGCTTTAACGCCGCTCTGGCCGAAGTGCCTGAAGACCTGCGTCCTTGGTGGCTACAGCAGTATGCGAATCCGGTGCTGAACCGCGCAGGATTAATCGAAGAATAA
- a CDS encoding recombination-associated protein RdgC, whose amino-acid sequence MWFKHLHLYRVHDSDILPLEQQSDALAAHRFQPVGPHEARRHGWSAPAGRNSDLLVHEVQGHRLIRLAEQQRLLPSSVIKEELEERCAELEAKQGFPPRRRERQALKETLIEELLPQAFARTTVTELWWDTRSRLIGINCASAKRAESVLDALRQTLGSLKVTPLAVREPIARTMTHWLTDPSSRPDSLVIGDQIELRGNDDGIIRARAMDLDGDEIQTAIASGRQASRLAIQIEGVLGLTLQEDLVLKSLAFDDALLDEANDADDDGDPILRIDTDLALMAGALTSAVQQLIGWLGGEQDPAVATAV is encoded by the coding sequence ATGTGGTTTAAGCACCTTCATCTGTATCGCGTACACGATTCCGACATTCTTCCTCTTGAGCAGCAGAGCGACGCTCTGGCCGCCCATCGCTTCCAACCCGTCGGCCCGCATGAGGCGCGTCGTCACGGCTGGAGCGCACCAGCAGGCCGCAACAGTGACTTGCTGGTTCACGAGGTGCAGGGGCACCGTCTGATCCGACTGGCCGAACAGCAGCGCCTGCTGCCTTCCAGCGTCATCAAGGAAGAACTGGAAGAACGCTGTGCTGAACTGGAAGCTAAGCAAGGCTTTCCGCCCCGTCGCCGCGAACGCCAGGCACTCAAAGAGACCCTGATCGAAGAACTGCTGCCGCAGGCCTTTGCCCGTACGACCGTGACCGAACTGTGGTGGGATACGCGCAGCCGTTTGATCGGCATCAACTGTGCGTCAGCGAAACGTGCTGAAAGCGTGCTGGATGCCCTGCGACAGACGCTGGGCTCACTGAAGGTCACACCACTGGCCGTGCGCGAACCGATCGCCCGCACAATGACGCACTGGTTGACCGACCCATCCTCACGCCCCGATTCACTGGTCATCGGCGACCAAATCGAACTGCGCGGCAACGATGATGGTATTATCCGGGCACGTGCAATGGATCTTGATGGTGATGAAATCCAGACGGCCATTGCTTCGGGACGCCAAGCCAGCCGCCTTGCCATTCAGATCGAAGGCGTACTGGGGCTGACGCTACAGGAAGATCTCGTGCTTAAATCGCTGGCCTTCGACGATGCTCTGTTAGACGAAGCCAACGATGCCGACGATGATGGCGATCCCATCCTCCGTATCGACACCGACCTTGCCCTGATGGCAGGCGCGCTGACATCGGCCGTGCAGCAGCTCATCGGCTGGCTGGGCGGCGAACAAGACCCCGCCGTCGCCACGGCCGTATAG
- the gyrA gene encoding DNA gyrase subunit A translates to MGEIAKEVLPVNIEDELKQSYLDYAMSVIIGRALPDVRDGLKPVHRRVLYAMHELKNDWNRAYLKSARVVGDVIGKYHPHGDSAVYDTIVRMAQSFSMRYVLVDGQGNFGSIDGDSAAAMRYTEVRMARIAHELLADLEKDTVDWVDNYDGTQRIPDVLPTRIPNLLVNGAAGIAVGMATNIPPHNLTEVINACLALIDDDSLTVDQLMEYLPGPDFPTAGIINGRAGILDAYRTGRGRIYMRARHTVEHDDKTGRDHIIVTELPYQVNKARLIEKIAELVKDRKIEGIAELRDESDKDGLRVVIETKRGESGDVVVNNLFAQTQLETVFGINMVALDNGQPKTLNLRQVLDAFVRHRREVVTRRTLYELNRARERGHILEGLTVAISNIDEVIALIKASNSSQEAKQKLVDTVWQPGQVLEMLDRAGATSCRPDDIEGEFGLATDRSGYRLTEAQAQAILELRLHRLTGLETEKLLEEYQGILERIAELTEILEDPDRLMEVIRTELRTVREQYGDERRTEILASRSDLRTEDLIAEEDMVVTISRTGYAKTQPLSDYQAQRRGGRGKSATAMKDEDVIEHLRVASTHDTLLMFSDRGKVYWLKCYELPQASRGSRGRPLVNLLPLEDDECISALLPVREYAEDSYIFFATAFGTVKRTSLEQFSRPRSSGLIALALEEGDRLVGAAITNGNDHVMLLSSNGKAIRFEEQVVRSMGRTARGVRGMRLAEGARVISLIIPCTTEIDASAEVESEDYQEVTADNDVQQCYILTASENGYGKRTRLEEFPLRGRGGQGVIAMQTSERNGEMVAAIQVADQDEMMLITDRGTLVRTRVSEVSCTSRNTQGVTLIRVGEGERLVASVRLDEPSDDEPMIEEEEGEQTSGEADENQAADGDDTTGA, encoded by the coding sequence ATGGGTGAGATCGCCAAAGAGGTTCTGCCAGTCAACATCGAGGACGAACTGAAGCAGTCGTATCTCGACTACGCAATGAGCGTCATCATCGGGCGTGCACTTCCCGATGTACGAGACGGGCTCAAACCGGTTCACCGGCGCGTGCTGTACGCCATGCATGAGCTGAAGAACGATTGGAATCGTGCTTATCTGAAGTCCGCGCGTGTGGTTGGTGATGTTATCGGTAAATATCACCCGCACGGCGACTCGGCCGTTTATGACACTATCGTCCGCATGGCACAGTCCTTCTCGATGCGCTACGTGCTGGTCGACGGGCAAGGGAACTTCGGTTCCATCGACGGCGACAGTGCTGCGGCCATGCGTTATACCGAGGTGCGCATGGCGCGCATCGCGCACGAACTGCTGGCCGATCTTGAAAAGGATACCGTCGATTGGGTCGACAACTATGACGGTACGCAGCGCATTCCTGATGTGCTGCCAACGCGCATCCCCAACCTGCTGGTCAACGGTGCTGCAGGTATTGCTGTTGGGATGGCGACCAATATCCCGCCGCATAACCTGACCGAAGTTATCAATGCCTGTCTGGCACTAATCGACGATGACAGTCTGACCGTCGATCAGTTGATGGAATACCTACCGGGGCCCGATTTTCCGACGGCCGGTATCATCAATGGTCGCGCCGGTATCCTCGACGCTTACCGCACCGGTCGCGGGCGTATCTATATGCGCGCACGTCATACCGTCGAGCACGATGACAAGACCGGTCGCGATCATATCATCGTGACCGAGCTGCCTTACCAGGTGAACAAGGCGCGCCTTATTGAGAAGATCGCCGAGCTGGTTAAGGATCGCAAGATCGAAGGTATCGCTGAACTGCGCGATGAGTCTGACAAGGACGGTCTGCGCGTCGTGATCGAGACCAAGCGTGGTGAATCCGGTGATGTCGTCGTCAACAATCTGTTCGCACAGACGCAGTTGGAGACGGTCTTCGGTATCAACATGGTGGCGCTGGATAATGGTCAGCCGAAGACACTCAACCTGCGTCAGGTACTGGATGCCTTCGTGCGCCACCGCCGCGAAGTGGTCACGCGCCGTACGCTGTACGAACTCAACCGTGCACGCGAACGTGGGCATATTCTTGAAGGTCTGACGGTCGCGATCTCCAATATTGATGAGGTCATTGCCCTTATCAAGGCCTCTAACTCTTCTCAGGAAGCCAAGCAGAAGCTGGTCGACACCGTATGGCAGCCGGGCCAAGTGCTCGAAATGCTCGACCGTGCGGGCGCCACTTCCTGCCGCCCCGACGATATTGAAGGTGAGTTTGGTCTGGCGACCGATCGCTCTGGCTATCGTCTGACCGAAGCTCAGGCTCAGGCCATCCTCGAACTGCGCCTACACCGCTTGACTGGCCTCGAAACTGAAAAATTGCTCGAAGAATATCAGGGCATCCTCGAACGCATCGCCGAGCTGACCGAAATTCTCGAAGATCCGGACCGCCTGATGGAGGTGATCCGTACCGAACTGCGCACCGTGCGGGAACAGTATGGTGACGAGCGTCGTACCGAGATTCTGGCTAGCCGTAGCGACCTGCGTACCGAAGACCTGATCGCCGAAGAAGACATGGTGGTCACGATCTCGCGTACCGGGTATGCCAAGACTCAGCCACTGTCCGACTATCAGGCTCAGCGTCGCGGTGGTCGAGGCAAGTCCGCTACCGCGATGAAGGATGAGGATGTCATTGAACACCTGCGTGTGGCTTCGACACACGACACGCTGCTGATGTTCTCCGATCGTGGCAAGGTGTACTGGCTCAAATGCTATGAGCTGCCGCAGGCGAGCCGCGGTTCGCGAGGTCGCCCGCTGGTCAATCTGTTGCCGCTGGAAGACGATGAGTGCATCTCAGCCCTGCTGCCCGTGCGCGAGTACGCCGAAGACAGTTATATCTTCTTCGCGACGGCATTCGGTACGGTCAAACGCACTTCGCTTGAACAGTTCTCACGCCCACGCTCCAGTGGTCTGATCGCGCTGGCGCTGGAAGAGGGCGACCGCCTAGTCGGTGCTGCCATCACCAACGGCAACGACCATGTCATGCTGCTGTCCTCCAACGGCAAAGCAATTCGCTTCGAAGAGCAGGTTGTACGCTCAATGGGACGTACGGCGCGCGGTGTCCGCGGCATGCGTCTTGCAGAAGGCGCGCGCGTCATCAGTCTGATCATTCCGTGTACGACTGAAATCGATGCCAGTGCAGAAGTGGAAAGTGAAGATTATCAAGAGGTAACAGCTGACAACGATGTTCAGCAGTGTTATATCCTGACAGCTTCGGAAAACGGTTACGGCAAGCGTACGCGTCTCGAAGAATTCCCGCTGCGCGGACGCGGTGGTCAGGGTGTGATCGCCATGCAGACCTCCGAACGCAACGGTGAGATGGTAGCGGCCATTCAAGTGGCCGATCAGGATGAGATGATGCTGATCACCGACCGCGGTACGCTGGTGCGTACACGTGTCAGTGAAGTGTCGTGCACGTCTCGTAACACACAGGGTGTCACTCTGATCCGTGTTGGCGAAGGTGAGCGTCTGGTGGCGAGTGTCCGCCTTGACGAGCCTTCCGATGATGAGCCCATGATTGAAGAAGAAGAGGGCGAACAGACCTCCGGTGAGGCTGATGAAAATCAGGCCGCTGACGGTGACGACACGACTGGAGCCTGA
- the serC gene encoding 3-phosphoserine/phosphohydroxythreonine transaminase — protein sequence MRHYNFSPGPATLPEAVLEQAQEELLDFHGLGASVMEISHRGPDFMALAEQAEADLRELMGIPDNYRVLFLSGGASTQFASAPLNLAAQGRPNIIDSGIWSSKAIDEAKRLTGVHVAASTKDGNYARAPLQDELVISDDAAYLHYTDNETIGGVQFDYIPQAIIGGQDVPVICDMSSSIMGREMDVSKFGMIYAGAQKNIGPAGITLVIVRDDLLARAPKAGIPTMLDYRTMVKTDSMYNTPPTFAWYLCGLVFQWMKRQGGIPAIAEINQRKAAKLYAAIDNSDFYSNPVELRHRSITNVPFILADESLNARFLAESKAAGLLNLKGHRSVGGMRASLYNAMPEAGVDALVDFMKAFERDHG from the coding sequence ATGAGACATTACAACTTCAGTCCGGGCCCGGCGACATTGCCCGAGGCTGTACTGGAACAGGCACAGGAAGAACTGCTGGACTTTCACGGTCTGGGCGCTTCCGTCATGGAAATCAGCCATCGCGGCCCTGATTTCATGGCGTTGGCCGAGCAAGCAGAAGCCGATCTGCGTGAGCTGATGGGCATTCCTGACAACTACCGTGTGCTGTTCCTGTCCGGGGGCGCCTCGACACAGTTCGCCAGCGCGCCGCTCAATCTGGCAGCGCAAGGGCGTCCCAACATCATTGATAGTGGTATCTGGTCGTCTAAAGCGATCGACGAGGCTAAGCGCCTGACGGGTGTGCACGTTGCGGCGTCCACCAAGGACGGCAACTATGCGCGTGCGCCGCTGCAAGACGAACTGGTGATCTCGGATGATGCGGCCTACCTGCACTACACCGATAACGAAACCATCGGTGGCGTGCAGTTCGACTACATTCCGCAGGCCATCATCGGTGGTCAGGACGTGCCGGTCATCTGTGACATGTCATCGTCCATCATGGGGCGTGAAATGGACGTGTCGAAGTTTGGCATGATCTACGCTGGCGCCCAGAAGAACATTGGGCCGGCTGGCATCACGTTGGTGATCGTGCGCGATGACCTGCTAGCACGTGCGCCAAAGGCTGGCATTCCCACCATGCTTGACTATCGCACTATGGTGAAGACCGATTCCATGTACAATACGCCACCAACCTTTGCGTGGTATTTGTGCGGTCTGGTCTTCCAGTGGATGAAACGTCAGGGTGGTATTCCGGCCATCGCCGAGATCAATCAGCGCAAGGCAGCGAAGCTGTATGCCGCCATTGATAACAGCGACTTCTATTCCAACCCCGTGGAACTGCGTCATCGCTCCATCACCAACGTGCCTTTCATTCTGGCGGACGAGTCGCTCAACGCGCGCTTCCTCGCCGAGTCGAAGGCCGCAGGGCTTCTCAATCTGAAGGGGCATCGTAGCGTCGGTGGCATGCGCGCCAGTCTGTACAACGCCATGCCTGAGGCGGGCGTCGATGCACTGGTGGACTTCATGAAGGCCTTCGAACGCGATCACGGATAA
- the pheA gene encoding prephenate dehydratase, with amino-acid sequence MNESKDLDQQNALSLDALRKRINAVDSELLSLISERAQLAQRVAEAKLAEDPDTVFYRPEREAQVMRRIMALNEGPLSDEEMARLFREIMSSCLALEQPISVAYLGPNGTYSQQATLKHFGGAVEGVPVATIPDVFRQVEAGQVAYGVVPVENSTEGAINQTFDMFVSSNVRVCGEIFLPIHNNLIGRRGALDEPIERIYSHSQPLAQCRGWLAVHYPQAELIAVSSNAEAVRLAEQDKNGAAIAGSHATHYFDVDILVRNIEDLASNVTHFLVIGREPVGPSGDDRTLLLASVHNQPGALERLLEPLSRHGIDITHLESRPSRVQPWHYVFFVEVKGHCEDGPLAQALEEYEGSMIDVRVLGSWPAAVI; translated from the coding sequence ATGAATGAATCGAAGGATCTTGATCAGCAGAACGCGCTGTCGCTCGATGCATTGCGCAAACGCATCAATGCGGTCGATAGCGAACTGCTGTCGCTGATCAGTGAACGTGCCCAGCTTGCTCAGCGTGTGGCCGAAGCCAAACTGGCGGAAGACCCCGATACGGTCTTCTATCGTCCCGAGCGCGAAGCTCAGGTCATGCGGCGCATTATGGCGCTCAATGAAGGTCCTCTGTCCGACGAAGAGATGGCTCGATTGTTTCGTGAGATCATGTCTTCCTGTCTGGCGCTTGAGCAGCCTATCAGCGTGGCCTATCTGGGGCCTAACGGCACCTACAGCCAGCAGGCGACGCTGAAGCACTTCGGTGGCGCCGTCGAAGGCGTTCCTGTCGCCACCATCCCCGATGTCTTCCGTCAGGTCGAAGCGGGGCAGGTCGCGTACGGGGTCGTCCCCGTTGAGAACTCCACCGAGGGTGCGATCAACCAGACCTTCGATATGTTCGTTAGCTCCAATGTGCGGGTGTGCGGGGAAATCTTCCTGCCTATCCACAACAACCTCATCGGGCGTCGCGGGGCGCTCGATGAGCCGATCGAACGAATTTATTCCCATTCGCAGCCGTTGGCACAGTGCCGCGGATGGCTTGCTGTGCACTATCCTCAGGCAGAGCTGATCGCCGTATCCTCCAATGCTGAAGCTGTACGACTGGCTGAGCAGGACAAAAACGGTGCCGCTATTGCAGGATCGCATGCGACCCACTATTTCGATGTCGATATCCTCGTGCGTAATATCGAGGATCTGGCCAGCAACGTGACGCATTTTCTGGTCATCGGGCGTGAGCCGGTGGGGCCGAGCGGCGATGACCGTACCCTGCTGCTGGCGTCCGTGCATAACCAGCCCGGCGCGCTCGAACGCTTGCTTGAGCCGTTGAGCCGCCACGGCATTGACATCACGCATCTAGAATCGCGTCCTTCGCGTGTCCAGCCTTGGCATTACGTCTTCTTTGTTGAAGTGAAAGGGCATTGTGAAGATGGCCCGCTGGCGCAGGCACTGGAAGAATACGAAGGCTCGATGATTGATGTCCGTGTTTTGGGTTCTTGGCCCGCAGCGGTTATCTAA